A region of the Pseudarthrobacter sp. MM222 genome:
CGGTCTACCAGCGCCTGGAAACGGACGCCGATCCAGCCAAGGCGCTCGTCGACGTCGCTACCGGGGCGCGCCTCCTGGTTTTGGGCAGCCGCGGCCGTGGCGGCTTCTCCCGCTTGGTGCTCGGCTCAACCGCCCACGCGGTCCTGCTGCACGTGCCCTGCCCCACCGTCGTCACCCGGCTACACAAGGTGCAGCACGAGGACTGACTTTCACGGGGATCGAGGTTCTACCGGGTAGACGGCGAAATGCCGGCCTCACCACCGCCGGGGCAGGGGTTTTCCGGTCACCGGCGGGGTGGGAGGATGAAGCGGTGGAGTCCTTTTTCGATTTCGTCGGCGATTTCTGGTGGCTGGTGTTTCCGCTGAGCGGACTCATGGGAAGCTGGGCCCGTTCGTGGTCCAAGGCGAGCGAACGCCGGCATCGCCGCCGCGTGGAGCTCTACCGGCTGCGCAACCATGCAGCAGCCGCGGAGCAGGCGAGCCAGGCCGAGGTCCAGTCGCTCCTCGCGGCCCACGACGACGCGAACCGGCGCTGGCTGGCCTACGAACTCGACGTGGGGAAACTCATTGATTTCCCCATAATGACGGACGTGCGTGAACCTCTCACGGTGGCTTTCCTGCGCGCCAAGCGGGAGGCGGACGGGCTGCGGCCGGACACGCCCGGCGACCTCACTTCGGCGGCCCGGCTGATGGAATATCGCGCGGCCGTGCGCAGCTTCGAGGTGGCCTTCGACGTGGCGGAGCGGGAGGCGCGGCGCATCAAGGACAGCAACTTCACGGGCCCCGAGCGCGCGCGGCTCGAGACGGCGCGGAAACTGCTCAGGATTGCCTCCGACGCCGCCGCCACGCCGGCCGAGCGGCAGACGGCGTACAAACGGGCCCGGCGGGAGCTGGACGGCCTCATCGTGCTGCCGGACGTCACGCTGGCGGCGCTCGAGGAAAAGATGGCCGGAATGCTGGACGCCGGCCCCAAGGGCTAACGGCCACGGCGACGGCGGCAGGTAGTCAGGCGGAGGGTGAAAGGTCACGCCGGTGACAAATGTCTCTCTGTACCTCGATGTGGACGGGGTCATCTGTCCGTTTGGCGCCACCGGCAGCACCGACTGGGGTTCGGCCTGGCGCAGCTCCGACGCCGGCCTCCTAGAGGTCAGCTACGCCGCCGAACTGGTGACCGCCCTGAATGACCTGTCCGGCAGACCGGACTTGCGCTTCGTCTGGCTGACCAGCTGGGAAGGCATGGCACCGGAGTTCCTGTGTCCGGCCATCGGGCTGGACGGACGGCGCTGGCCGGTCCTGGCCAGCGACGGATTTGGCGGCAGTAACAGTTGGTGGAAGCTCCAGGCGATCCAGCAGGACCTTGAAACGATCGCGCCCGACCGTGCGGTGTGGATCGATGACCAGCTCGATTTTGAGCGGGAGGCACATGCCTGGGCCGAGTACTTGGGGGCGCGACTCCTGTTGATCTCACCCCACCCCCGGCGGGGGCTGTCCAGAGCCGAGCTGGAGTCTGTGCGGGCATTTCTGTAGAGGCTGCTGTTTTGCCCTGCTGTCATTCCCACGTACGATCTATAGGGTTTCAAGCTACTTTGCCCAGCGCCGCAAGTCCTCCCGGTCGACGACTGGATGAACTCTGTGCGGTAACGGATAAATGAAACTGCTGACCGTCGACTCTGCAGATTGGGCAACAGGTGGAAATCACCGTAATGGTGGCGCTAGTTATAACGCTGGCGCTTTTCTTCGACTTCACCAACGGATTTCATGACACCGCCAACGCGATGGCCACGCCCATCGCGACCGGTGCCATCAAACCCAAAACGGCAGTCGCCCTCGCGGCGGTGCTGAATCTGGTGGGCGCGTTTCTTTCCACGGAAGTGGCCAAGACCGTGTCCGGCGGGATCATCAAGGAAGGCTCCGACGGGATCCAGATCACCCCGGACATCATCTTCGCGGGACTGATGGGGGCCATTCTCTGGAACATGATCACCTGGCTGAAGGGCCTGCCGTCCAGCTCCTCGCACGCGCTTTTCGGCGGCCTGATCGGCGCCGCCATCGCCGGCATCGGCATCCACTCGATCAACTTCGCGAGCCTCATGCAGAAGGTGATCCTCCCGGCGATCTTCGCTCCGGTCATCGCCGCCGGTGTCGCCTACCTATGCACGCGCCTGGCCTACGCGCTGACCGCACGGCATGACCCCGAAACCGGCAGCAAGCTCACCCAGAAGCGCGGCGGCTTCCGCACCGGTCAGATCTTCACCTCCAGCCTGGTGGCGCTCGCCCACGGAACCAACGACGCTCAGAAGACCATGGGCATCATCACGCTCGTGCTGATTGCCGCGGGCACCCAGCAGCCCGGCTCCGGTCCCCAGTTCTGGGTCATCGCCTCCTGCGCCCTCGCCATCGCCATCGGCACCTACGCCGGCGGCTGGCGGATCATCCGCACCATGGGATCCGGACTCACCGACGTGAAGCCGGCCCAGGGCTTCGCCGCGGAAAGCAGCACGGCCTCCGCCATCCTTGCCTCCTCGCACCTGGGCTTTGCCCTGTCCACCACCCAGGTGGCCTCCGGCTCCGTAATCGGTTCGGGCCTCGGCCGCCGCGGCACCTCCGTCCGCTGGGGAACCGCAGGAAAGATTGCGCTCGGCTGGCTCTTCACCCTCCCCGCCGCCGGAATCGTCGGCGCGCTCACCGCCCTTCTGGTGAAGACCGGCGTCGTCGGCGTGGTCATCGCCGCCATCGCCGGCACCGGCGCCGTGCTTTACATGTTCCTCCACTCGAGGAAATCCCATGTGGGCCACCATAACGCCGTCGAGGTCGAAGAAGCCGGCCAGGCCGTGAGGTTCCGCAAGAAGAAGGCGATTGCCGTCAGTCGCACAAACAACAAGCCAAAGGGTGGCCAGTAATGAAGTGGCTGGAACTCCTGCAGGTCGCGGGCGCAACGCTCGTCGCCGCGGTAACCGTCGTCGTCCTCTACTCCCTGGGAGTCCGGCTCACCGCCATTGCCGGCGACGTCCAGGAGAGCAGGCCGGGCTGGGTGCGGCCGCTGGCTTACGTCTGCTTCGGCCTGTGCGGCATCGCCGTCCTCTTCGGGCTCTACCTGATCATTCCCTACTTCAGCAAGTAGCCTGCTCTGGGCACTCCCGGCCGGAATCGCTAGGCTGGGGCCATGCCGAGCTTCCAGTATTTCGTGGCCTCGTCCCTCGACGGATTCATCGCGACCACCGATGACAACCTGGACTGGCTGTTGCAGTTCGACGGTTTCGCCGGCGGCAAGGAAAGCTACGACGCGTTCATGGCCGAGGTGGGGTGCATCGTCATGGGCGGCCAAACGTACGCCTGGCTGATGAAGCATGAACCCGGCAACTGGCCCTATCCGACCACGCCGTGCTGGGTGTTCACCCGCCACGAGCTCTCGGCCCCCAAAGGGGCCGACATCACGTTCGTCCGGGGGCCGGTCGGGGAGTTTGTCGAGGACCTCAAGGAGCGGGCCGGCGCGCGGAACGTCTGGATCGTGGGCGGCGGCCTACTCGCCGCGCAGTTCGCCGACGCCGGAGCGCTGGACGAACTGATCATCTCGATCATCCCGGTGGTGCTTGGCAACGGCAAGGCGGTGCTTCCGATGACCGGCCCGACGCCGCCGCTGGAACTGATCTCCTCCCACACCATGGGCCGGGGAATCGTGGAGCTGCGTTACGGCTTCGGCAGCCTGCGGGTCTGAGTCGCTGGGATCCGCTGGGGTCTACGGGGCGATGTCCCGGATCAGGTTTGTGATGCGCGCGGTGGACAGCCGGCGGCCGTGTTCGTCGGTCATGACGATTTCATGCGTGGTGAGGGTACGGCCCAGGTGGATGGCCGTGCACGTCCCCGTGACCGTGCCAGCCGAGACGGCCCGGTGGTGCGTAGCGCCGACCTCTATTCCGAGGGCCTGGCGATTGGGACCTGCGTGCATTCCGGCTGCAAAGGAACCCAGGGTTTCGGCGAGGACCACATGAGCCCCGCCGTGCAGGATGCCGGCCACCTGGGTGTTGCCTTCCACCGGCATGGTGGCCACCGTGCGCTCGGGACTCATCTCCAGGAAATGGATCCCCATTTTGACCACGAGGGTGCCGACGCCGTACTGGCCCAGCCAGCCGTGCATTGCCTCGGGAACTCCGGCGGCCGCCAGTTCGGCCGCAAACGGGCCGGGCGTGAAATTGTCCATCATGCCAACTAGGCTGGCACCTGTGAGTGAAACTACCAAACCGGCCCTTTCCCCCCTCTCAGCAGACGCAGCAGCAGCGAACGCATCCGTCCTGCTCGCTGAACCAGTCCAGAAGCCCCGCCGCTCCGGCGCGGGGGTTTCAGCGACGGAGGCGCCGGTGGTTCCCATCACTGACCAGCCCCGCTTGCTGGTCCTCGACGGCCACTCCATGGCCTTCCGGGCCTTCTTCGCCCTGCCGGCGGACAAATTCTCCACTATGAACGGTCAGCACACCAATGCGATCCATGGGTTTACCTCCATGCTGATCAACCTCATCAAGGAACAGAAGCCCACGCACATTGCCGTGGCCTTCGACGTCTCGGATGAGACCACGCACCGCAAGACGGAGTACAGCGATTACAAAGGCGGCCGCAACGAAACTCCCCGGGAGATGAGCGGCCAGATCGACCTCATCGACCAGGTCATGGGCGCGTGGGGGATCAAGACGATCAAGCTCCCCGGCTACGAGGCCGACGACATCCTGGCCACCCTGGCCACGATGGGCGAAAAGGCCGGCTACGAGGTGCTGCTGGTCTCGGGCGACCGCGACGCCTTCCAGCTCATCACGGACAACGTCTTCGTGCTCTACCCGAAGAAGGGCGTAAGCGACATTCCCCGCATGGACGCGGAAGCCATCCAAGAGAAGTACTTCGTCAGCCCCGCCCAGTACTCGGACCTGGCCGCCCTGGTGGGGGAGTCGGCGGACAACCTTCCCGGCGTTCCCGGCGTCGGCCCCAAGACGGCGGCCAAGTGGATCAACCTCTATGGCGGACTGGAGGGAGTCCTCGAGAACCTGGATTCCATCGGCGGGAAGGTCGGAGACGCCCTTCGCGAACATGTGGAATCGGTTAAACGGAACCGGCGGCTGAACAGGCTGCACACCGATCTGGAGCTGCCGGTCACGCTGGACGAGCTCGCCGATCCGCGGCCGGATCAGGCTGCCCTCGAGGAGTTGTTCGACACCCTCGAATTCAAGACCATCCGCAGCCGGCTCTTTGCCCTGTACGGCGAGGAGACCACGGAAAGCGCGGAGCGGGAAAGCATCGACACCCCGCAATTCGGAACCCCCGCCGATGCAGCCGAGCTGGCCGCCTTCCTGGCCGGAGGCGCCGGGCAGCGATCCGCGGTCGCCGTCGACCTCGTTCCGGGCCGGATCGGCGAGGATGCCGCCGCGCTGTCGATCGTCCGTGACGGCGCCGCGGCCTACATCGAGCTGGCCAGCCAGGACGCCGACGCCGAGAACGTCCTGGCCGCCTGGTTGCGGGATCCCGGGGCGCCCAAGGTGATGCACGGGTTCAAGGCCGCCCTCAAGGCACTGGCCGCGCGCGGGTTGGACCTCCAGGGCGTGGTGGATGACACGTCGATCTCGGGCTACCTGATTGAACCCGACCGCCGCAGCTACGAGCTCGCGGAGTTGGCGCAGCACCACCTCAACATCGGGCTCTCCACCGCCGCGGCGAAAGCCGGACAGTTGGAGCTGGACTTTGATGGCGATGAAGCGGCCGCCGGTGCGCTCGTCCAGGTTGCCGCCGTCGTCCACGCCCTGAGCCGGTACTTCGAGGCGGAGCTGAAGGAGCGCCAGGCGCAGCAACTCTTGTCCACCCTCGAGCTTCCGGTCAGCCGGGTCCTGGCCGACATGGAACTCGCCGGGATCTCCATCGATATGCAGCGGATGGAGGAGCAGCTGTCCGATCTCGCCAAGGTGATCGACAACGCGCAGGAGCTGGCGTTCGCCGCGATCGGCCACGAGGTGAACCTGGGATCGCCCAAGCAGCTGCAGACGGTGCTGTTCGACGAGCTCCAGCTGCCCAAGACCAAGAAGATCAAGTCCGGTTACACCACGGACGCGGCCTCGCTGAAGAACCTCCTGGAAAAGACCGGGCATGAATTCCTGGTCCAGCTGATGGCGCACCGCGAATCCGCCAAGTTGCGGCAGATGCTGGAGACGCTGAAGAAGTCTGTCGCCGAGGACGGCCGGATCCACACCACGTACGCGCAAAACGTGGCGGCAACGGGGCGGATCTCGTCCAACAACCCGAACCTGCAGAACATCCCCATCCGCAGTGAGGAGGGCCGCCGCGTGCGCGGCATCTTCGTCGTCAGCGACGGCTATGAGTGCCTGCTCTCGGCGGACTACTCGCAGATCGAAATGCGGATCATGGCGCACCTCTCCGGCGACGCCGGGCTGATCGCGGCCTACCGGGACGGCGAGGACCTGCACCGCTTCGTGGGCTCCAACATCTTCCATGTGCCCACCGAGGAAGTCACCAGCGCGATGCGCTCCAAGGTCAAGGCGATGTCCTACGGCCTGGCCTACGGGCTGACCTCCTTCGGGCTCTCCAAGCAACTGGAGATTTCCGTGGATGAGGCACGGACCCTCATGAAGGAATACTTCGACCGGTTCGGCGCTGTCCGCGACTACCTGCGCGGCGTCGTGGACCAGGCCCGCATCGACGGCTACACCGCCACCATCGAAGGCCGCCGGCGCTACCTTCCGGACCTCACCAGCTCCGACCGGCAGCTTCGCGAGAACGCGGAGCGCATCGCGCTGAACTCACCCATCCAGGGATCTGCTGCTGACATCATCAAGCGGGCCATGCTGGGCGTCTCCGGCGCCCTGGCGGAACAGGGGCTCAAGTCGCGCATGCTCCTCCAGGTACATGACGAACTGGTCCTCGAAGTCGCCACCGGGGAGCGGGAGGCCGTCGAGAAGCTGGTCACCGAACAGATGGGCGCAGCGGCCGACCTCAGCGTGCCGCTGGACGTACAGATCGGCGTCGGTCCCACCTGGTACGACGCCGGGCACTAGGCTTTTCGGCCCCGGCGTTCCCGGGGCCGCAGGATTCACCGGCAGTTCTTTTCACAGGGGGAAGTACGTGGCAGAAAAGTACGAAATCAGGCGGTTCCGCGCGGCAGAAAAGGGCGGACCCGGCTACGCGGCGGGCGCGGGGTGGTTCCTCGGCGTCGCCGTCGGCTTCTACGACGACCGGCACAAGGAAGAGTTTGTGGACAAGGTCCTGGCCATGAACCGGGCGGATAACCGGGAACTGACCGGGGTGTACCAGAACGGCGAGGTGGCAGCCCACTCCCTGGCCGCGGACGTTCCGGTCGCCACCTTCGCGACCTTCCGCAAGGAGCTGAACATCGGCTACGGCCGGCAGCTGCCAACCCACATGGTCACCGCCGTCACGGTGCGCGGCACGCACCGCCGCCAGGGGCTGTTGCGCCGCATGATGACGGAGGATCTGACTGCCGCCCGGGCGGACGGGATGGCCGTAGCCGCCCTGACCGCCTCCGAAGCGTCGATCTACGGCCGGTTCGGCTACGGCGTCGCCACCTTTGAACGCAGCATCCAGGTGGACACCGGGCCGCGGTTCCAGCTCCGGCACGGCGCCACCGGCCGGGTGGAAATTGCCGACCCCAAGGTCCTGCTGGACCTTGCCCCGGAGGTGTTTGCCCGCGTCCACCGGCATACTCCGGGTTCGCTGGGCCGCCAGGAAGCGTACCGGCAAAGAGTCTCCGGCGCCTGGTCCAGGGACGGCACGGAGGACGGTGCGGTCAAATGTGCCCTGCACTACGACGCCGACGGGACCGTGGACGGCTACGTTTCCTACAAGTTTGCTGGCTGGGAGGCGAAGCCTCCGACGGTGAAGATCGTGGACCTGCTGGCCGCCACCGACGCCGCCTATCTGGAGCTGTGGCAGTTCCTCGGCAGCATCGACATCGTGGAGCGGGTCAGCTGGGAGGAGGCGCCGGTCGACGATCCGCTGGGCTGGGCGCTGGAAGACCCGCGCTGCATCGAGGCCTCGGACCAGCGCGACATGCTCTGGCTCAGGATCCTGGACACCGAGGCGGCACTGGCGGCGCGTTCCTATGCCGCGGACGGCACTCTCGTCCTGCGGATCCGGGACAGCCTGGGCCTCGCCGGCGGGACGTTCGAGCTGGTGGTGCGCAGCGGCGACGCCACCGTCAGCCGGCTGGCGGAGGACCGCGGAGCGGACCTGGACATGGACGTCGCGACGCTGGGCTCGCTCTACCTCGGCGGTGTCTGCCCGGTTACGCTGGTTGCAGCCGGCCGGATCAGCCAACCCGCCGCGGGCGCGGCGCTGACCGCCCGGCGGATGTTCGCCGTCGAACGCGCACCGCATTGCCTCACGCACTTCTAGGCGCAAAACGACCGCCGGCCGACCGCGCGGCAGCCCGTTGCGCTTTGACCGGCGTTGACGAAAACGACTAGACTAAGCGGGCGTGGACTACGTGCGCGCATCTACAATCCACAAAATCAGGAAGACCCGGCTGATCGCAGTTGAGACGCCGTGTGCTTGGCCTGCATTCCATAATGCGGGATAAGCGGTTTCCCTGACCGACTAACTATCCACAACGGAGCCCCTACTACATGACCATCACCTCCACCGAGAAGCCCGGTACCCCCGTAGTCGCCATTAACGACATCGGTACCGCTGAGGACTTCCTCGCAGCAGTCGACGCCACCATCAAGTACTTCAACGACGGAGATCTCGTCGAAGGTACCGTCGTCAAGGTCGACCGCGACGAAGTTCTGCTCGACATCGGTTACAAGACCGAAGGTGTCATTCCCTCCCGCGAGCTTTCCATCAAGCACGATGTTGATCCCGGAGACGTTGTCTCCGTTGGCGATCAGGTCGAAGCCCTGGTGCTCACCAAGGAAGACAAAGAAGGCCGCCTGATCCTCTCCAAGAAGCGTGCTCAGTACGAGCGCGCCTGGGGCGACATCGAGAAGGTCAAGGAAGAAGACGGTGTCGTCACCGGTACCGTCATCGAGGTTGTCAAGGGTGGTCTTATCCTCGACATCGGTCTGCGCGGCTTCCTGCCCGCATCCCTCGTCGAGATGCGCCGTGTGCGCGACCTTGCTCCGTACATCGGTCAGCAGATCGAAGCCAAGATCATCGAGCTGGACAAGAACCGCAACAACGTTGTGCTGTCCCGCCGTGCCTGGCTCGAGCAGACCCAGTCCGAGGTCCGCTCCACGTTCCTCAACAAGCTGGAAAAGGGCCAGGTTCGTCCCGGCGTCGTTTCCTCCATCGTCAACTTCGGTGCCTTCGTGGACCTGGGCGGCGTAGACGGCCTGGTTCACGTTTCCGAGCTGTCCTGGAAGCACATCGACCACCCGTCCGAGGTTGTCGAAGTTGGCCAGGAAGTCACCGTCGAGGTTCTCGAGGTCGACCTGGACCGCGAGCGTGTTTCCCTGTCGCTCAAGGCTACGCAGGAAGATCCGTGGCAGACCTTCGCCCGCACCCACGCCCTCGGGCAGGTTGTGCCGGGTAAGGTCACCAAGCTGGTTCCGTTCGGCGCGTTCGTTCGCGTTGAAGACGGCATCGAAGGCCTGGTCCACATCTCCGAGCTTGCAGTCCGCCACGTTGAGCTGGCCGAGCAGGTTGTCTCCGTTGGTGACGAGCTGTTCGTGAAGGTCATCGACATCGACCTCGAGCGCCGCCGCATCTCCCTCTCCCTCAAGCAGGCCAACGAGGGTGTCGACGCCGAGTCCACCGAATTCGATCCGGCTCTCTACGGCATGGCCGCTGAGTACGACGAAGAAGGCAACTACAAGTACCCGGAGGGCTTCGACCCGGAGTCCAACGAGTGGCTTGAAGGCTACGAGACGCAGCGCGCCGCCTGGGAGCAGCAGTACGCTGACGCCCAGACCCGCTGGGAAGCGCACAAGAAGCAGGTTGCTCAGCACGCTGCCGACGACGCTGCAGCTGCAACGTCCGGCGAGAGCGACTCCGGCACCACCAGCTACTCCTCCGAGCCGGCTGCAACCGAGACCGGTGCAGGCACGCTTGCTTCGGACGAGGCTC
Encoded here:
- a CDS encoding HAD domain-containing protein is translated as MTNVSLYLDVDGVICPFGATGSTDWGSAWRSSDAGLLEVSYAAELVTALNDLSGRPDLRFVWLTSWEGMAPEFLCPAIGLDGRRWPVLASDGFGGSNSWWKLQAIQQDLETIAPDRAVWIDDQLDFEREAHAWAEYLGARLLLISPHPRRGLSRAELESVRAFL
- a CDS encoding inorganic phosphate transporter: MEITVMVALVITLALFFDFTNGFHDTANAMATPIATGAIKPKTAVALAAVLNLVGAFLSTEVAKTVSGGIIKEGSDGIQITPDIIFAGLMGAILWNMITWLKGLPSSSSHALFGGLIGAAIAGIGIHSINFASLMQKVILPAIFAPVIAAGVAYLCTRLAYALTARHDPETGSKLTQKRGGFRTGQIFTSSLVALAHGTNDAQKTMGIITLVLIAAGTQQPGSGPQFWVIASCALAIAIGTYAGGWRIIRTMGSGLTDVKPAQGFAAESSTASAILASSHLGFALSTTQVASGSVIGSGLGRRGTSVRWGTAGKIALGWLFTLPAAGIVGALTALLVKTGVVGVVIAAIAGTGAVLYMFLHSRKSHVGHHNAVEVEEAGQAVRFRKKKAIAVSRTNNKPKGGQ
- a CDS encoding dihydrofolate reductase family protein, yielding MPSFQYFVASSLDGFIATTDDNLDWLLQFDGFAGGKESYDAFMAEVGCIVMGGQTYAWLMKHEPGNWPYPTTPCWVFTRHELSAPKGADITFVRGPVGEFVEDLKERAGARNVWIVGGGLLAAQFADAGALDELIISIIPVVLGNGKAVLPMTGPTPPLELISSHTMGRGIVELRYGFGSLRV
- a CDS encoding hotdog fold thioesterase, giving the protein MMDNFTPGPFAAELAAAGVPEAMHGWLGQYGVGTLVVKMGIHFLEMSPERTVATMPVEGNTQVAGILHGGAHVVLAETLGSFAAGMHAGPNRQALGIEVGATHHRAVSAGTVTGTCTAIHLGRTLTTHEIVMTDEHGRRLSTARITNLIRDIAP
- the polA gene encoding DNA polymerase I; its protein translation is MAFRAFFALPADKFSTMNGQHTNAIHGFTSMLINLIKEQKPTHIAVAFDVSDETTHRKTEYSDYKGGRNETPREMSGQIDLIDQVMGAWGIKTIKLPGYEADDILATLATMGEKAGYEVLLVSGDRDAFQLITDNVFVLYPKKGVSDIPRMDAEAIQEKYFVSPAQYSDLAALVGESADNLPGVPGVGPKTAAKWINLYGGLEGVLENLDSIGGKVGDALREHVESVKRNRRLNRLHTDLELPVTLDELADPRPDQAALEELFDTLEFKTIRSRLFALYGEETTESAERESIDTPQFGTPADAAELAAFLAGGAGQRSAVAVDLVPGRIGEDAAALSIVRDGAAAYIELASQDADAENVLAAWLRDPGAPKVMHGFKAALKALAARGLDLQGVVDDTSISGYLIEPDRRSYELAELAQHHLNIGLSTAAAKAGQLELDFDGDEAAAGALVQVAAVVHALSRYFEAELKERQAQQLLSTLELPVSRVLADMELAGISIDMQRMEEQLSDLAKVIDNAQELAFAAIGHEVNLGSPKQLQTVLFDELQLPKTKKIKSGYTTDAASLKNLLEKTGHEFLVQLMAHRESAKLRQMLETLKKSVAEDGRIHTTYAQNVAATGRISSNNPNLQNIPIRSEEGRRVRGIFVVSDGYECLLSADYSQIEMRIMAHLSGDAGLIAAYRDGEDLHRFVGSNIFHVPTEEVTSAMRSKVKAMSYGLAYGLTSFGLSKQLEISVDEARTLMKEYFDRFGAVRDYLRGVVDQARIDGYTATIEGRRRYLPDLTSSDRQLRENAERIALNSPIQGSAADIIKRAMLGVSGALAEQGLKSRMLLQVHDELVLEVATGEREAVEKLVTEQMGAAADLSVPLDVQIGVGPTWYDAGH
- a CDS encoding GNAT family N-acetyltransferase; translation: MAEKYEIRRFRAAEKGGPGYAAGAGWFLGVAVGFYDDRHKEEFVDKVLAMNRADNRELTGVYQNGEVAAHSLAADVPVATFATFRKELNIGYGRQLPTHMVTAVTVRGTHRRQGLLRRMMTEDLTAARADGMAVAALTASEASIYGRFGYGVATFERSIQVDTGPRFQLRHGATGRVEIADPKVLLDLAPEVFARVHRHTPGSLGRQEAYRQRVSGAWSRDGTEDGAVKCALHYDADGTVDGYVSYKFAGWEAKPPTVKIVDLLAATDAAYLELWQFLGSIDIVERVSWEEAPVDDPLGWALEDPRCIEASDQRDMLWLRILDTEAALAARSYAADGTLVLRIRDSLGLAGGTFELVVRSGDATVSRLAEDRGADLDMDVATLGSLYLGGVCPVTLVAAGRISQPAAGAALTARRMFAVERAPHCLTHF
- the rpsA gene encoding 30S ribosomal protein S1, with the protein product MTITSTEKPGTPVVAINDIGTAEDFLAAVDATIKYFNDGDLVEGTVVKVDRDEVLLDIGYKTEGVIPSRELSIKHDVDPGDVVSVGDQVEALVLTKEDKEGRLILSKKRAQYERAWGDIEKVKEEDGVVTGTVIEVVKGGLILDIGLRGFLPASLVEMRRVRDLAPYIGQQIEAKIIELDKNRNNVVLSRRAWLEQTQSEVRSTFLNKLEKGQVRPGVVSSIVNFGAFVDLGGVDGLVHVSELSWKHIDHPSEVVEVGQEVTVEVLEVDLDRERVSLSLKATQEDPWQTFARTHALGQVVPGKVTKLVPFGAFVRVEDGIEGLVHISELAVRHVELAEQVVSVGDELFVKVIDIDLERRRISLSLKQANEGVDAESTEFDPALYGMAAEYDEEGNYKYPEGFDPESNEWLEGYETQRAAWEQQYADAQTRWEAHKKQVAQHAADDAAAATSGESDSGTTSYSSEPAATETGAGTLASDEALAALREKLTGN